A part of Limihaloglobus sulfuriphilus genomic DNA contains:
- a CDS encoding SDR family NAD(P)-dependent oxidoreductase, producing the protein MVIKDKLVLVTGSTSGIGKAIAEGFLRLGARVIIHGREQEKVRRQAERYLALQEFIGEPIAISGDVAKPEELELMCERINKLGKLDILVNNVGVFKTTNFFEISDFDWDHYWNVNVMSVVRLCRHFLRGMLQHNSGKIINITSEAGIKPLPQMVHYSVTKTAVIGLSRALAELTKGKKVTVNSLVIGPTWSEGVERYFNSLAEAENKDVNELTANYFKTHEPNSLIQRFIDVLEVEQAVLFIAANDAINGTALRLEGGIIRSIT; encoded by the coding sequence ATGGTCATTAAGGACAAACTTGTATTGGTAACGGGTTCAACTTCCGGCATCGGCAAGGCTATTGCCGAGGGGTTTTTGCGATTGGGTGCCAGAGTGATCATACACGGCCGTGAACAGGAAAAGGTGCGGCGGCAGGCTGAGAGGTATCTTGCTCTGCAGGAGTTTATTGGAGAACCGATAGCCATCTCCGGCGATGTCGCAAAACCTGAAGAGCTTGAGCTCATGTGCGAGAGAATCAATAAACTGGGAAAACTGGATATTCTGGTCAATAATGTCGGGGTTTTTAAGACCACGAATTTTTTTGAAATTTCCGATTTTGACTGGGACCACTACTGGAACGTAAACGTTATGAGTGTTGTCCGCCTCTGCCGGCATTTTCTCAGGGGAATGCTCCAGCACAACAGCGGCAAGATTATAAACATCACAAGCGAGGCGGGCATAAAACCCCTGCCCCAGATGGTGCATTACTCCGTAACAAAGACAGCCGTTATCGGACTCTCAAGGGCGCTGGCGGAACTGACAAAAGGTAAAAAGGTTACCGTAAACAGTCTGGTCATCGGCCCGACATGGTCTGAGGGAGTTGAACGCTATTTCAATTCACTCGCCGAGGCCGAGAATAAGGACGTAAACGAGCTGACCGCAAACTATTTCAAAACCCACGAGCCAAACTCGCTGATACAACGGTTCATAGACGTGCTGGAAGTTGAACAGGCAGTTCTCTTCATCGCTGCCAACGATGCCATTAACGGCACCGCACTTCGCCTTGAGGGCGGAATAATACGCTCTATTACTTAA
- a CDS encoding secondary thiamine-phosphate synthase enzyme YjbQ encodes MKSYRKELWFDIKNRREYINITPRINECLRESGIKEGFVLVNAMHITASVFINDDEPGLHRDFERWLEKLAPEKPYDQYDHNGFEDNADAHLKRSVMGREVVVAITKGELDFGPWEQIFYGEFDGKRKKRVLVKIIGE; translated from the coding sequence ATGAAAAGTTACAGAAAAGAATTGTGGTTTGACATCAAAAACCGTCGGGAATACATCAATATCACACCCAGAATCAATGAATGCCTACGTGAAAGCGGCATAAAAGAGGGATTCGTGCTGGTAAACGCCATGCATATAACCGCCAGCGTCTTTATCAATGACGATGAGCCGGGGCTGCATCGCGATTTTGAACGCTGGCTCGAAAAACTGGCACCGGAAAAACCATACGATCAGTACGACCACAACGGATTCGAGGACAACGCAGACGCTCATCTCAAAAGAAGTGTCATGGGCCGCGAGGTAGTTGTCGCAATCACAAAAGGCGAGCTCGATTTTGGGCCATGGGAACAGATATTTTACGGTGAGTTTGACGGAAAACGCAAAAAGAGAGTCCTGGTAAAAATCATCGGAGAATAA
- a CDS encoding aspartyl protease family protein: MKSSIVLYIAALTAAAVTASSIKTGEIKVYNEPVTKSIMKSQTAAEPPANTIDSPPIGGFVPLVALTTTDAGIEDEMTASPASSPYGNYTAPNPSEDFAIGLFDTGASVSIISYENSVLLNLFDTSHSMYPDSNYSYLTPNVMQITGANGTVDLGVTAPIGLFVQGLAAIDDQSPGSPADLSSMMGLYNLSFGVGLGYTEFDNPTAIGCPIAACYTTVIDNENRIALQRDGQTYSTPDVTIYQGWESQIPDYSTAVPLRYNPAGSTDVSYFYDMDYLMNELMYRPQVGSTLSLSYVPQQSLFFLEYVNLENNGNEATEKTQFMFDTGAQVTVIKSALAALLGLDGSNPDFEVEIKDATGGSEMAPGFYIDRLEIPIFGEWFIATNVPVVVYDIASPAGGNLDGIIGTNLFTQFNLKIYGGLLDYSNPSLEIERFYRTADIAPYYLDGVIDNKDFAAFAAAWNTTAADAGWNSRCDINQDGTVDVYDLMILTDNWLEGYLPQE; encoded by the coding sequence ATGAAATCGTCTATCGTTCTTTACATAGCCGCCCTCACGGCGGCGGCAGTTACTGCTTCATCAATAAAAACTGGTGAAATAAAGGTTTACAACGAACCTGTAACTAAATCCATTATGAAATCCCAGACCGCCGCAGAGCCGCCCGCAAACACGATCGACTCACCTCCCATCGGCGGCTTTGTTCCGCTGGTGGCACTTACAACGACAGATGCAGGCATAGAGGACGAAATGACCGCATCGCCCGCGTCAAGCCCCTATGGCAACTACACCGCCCCCAACCCGTCGGAAGACTTCGCGATAGGCCTTTTTGACACGGGTGCATCGGTCTCAATAATCAGCTATGAGAATTCTGTGCTGCTCAACCTCTTCGATACCTCGCATTCCATGTATCCCGACAGCAATTATTCATACCTTACACCAAACGTAATGCAGATCACCGGTGCTAACGGAACGGTTGACCTGGGAGTTACAGCGCCAATAGGGCTCTTTGTCCAGGGTCTGGCAGCGATAGATGACCAAAGTCCAGGCTCACCTGCTGACCTTAGCTCCATGATGGGACTTTACAACCTCTCTTTCGGCGTTGGACTGGGATATACCGAATTTGACAACCCCACCGCCATTGGCTGTCCGATTGCGGCGTGCTATACAACAGTCATTGACAACGAAAACAGAATAGCCCTTCAGCGAGACGGGCAAACCTATTCCACACCTGATGTTACAATTTATCAGGGCTGGGAGTCACAAATACCCGACTATAGCACTGCCGTACCGCTAAGATACAACCCCGCAGGTTCTACCGACGTGTCATATTTTTATGACATGGATTACCTCATGAACGAGTTGATGTACCGGCCTCAGGTCGGCTCGACCCTCTCACTCTCATACGTGCCTCAGCAGAGTCTTTTCTTTCTCGAATATGTTAATCTCGAAAACAACGGCAACGAAGCAACTGAAAAAACTCAGTTTATGTTCGACACTGGTGCCCAGGTAACGGTTATTAAATCAGCACTTGCCGCCCTTCTGGGGCTCGACGGCTCAAACCCTGACTTTGAAGTTGAAATTAAGGACGCAACCGGCGGCTCAGAAATGGCTCCAGGGTTCTATATAGACCGGCTCGAGATACCGATCTTCGGCGAATGGTTTATCGCAACTAATGTGCCGGTAGTCGTTTATGACATCGCATCCCCTGCCGGAGGCAACCTTGACGGGATCATCGGAACAAACCTTTTTACACAGTTTAACCTGAAAATTTACGGCGGTCTGCTGGACTATTCAAACCCATCTCTCGAGATAGAGCGTTTCTACCGCACGGCCGATATCGCCCCCTATTACCTTGACGGCGTTATAGACAATAAAGACTTCGCCGCGTTTGCCGCTGCCTGGAACACAACCGCGGCAGATGCCGGCTGGAACAGCCGCTGCGACATAAACCAGGACGGGACGGTTGACGTCTATGACCTGATGATTCTCACGGATAACTGGCTCGAAGGCTACCTGCCCCAGGAATAA
- a CDS encoding acetylxylan esterase yields MAIVDMPLDKLRDYRGTNPKPDDFDEFWNESVAQIRTIDPAFELIRADFQTPGIECFDMFYSSAKGARIHAKLCKPKKISGKLPALLKFHGYSGSAGDWADLLGYAGCGFIIAAMDCRGQGGLSQDVNPVDGYTYDGHIIRGLQNSPENLLFRDIYLDTAMLAKIVLDMPETDSERLGAFGGSQGGGLTLACAALEPRVSRIAPIFPFLCDYQRVWSLDLETKAYDEIKQYFRRFDPLHKKETEVFTKLGYIDCYHLSEKIKAKTLMFVGLRDTICPPSSIFAAYNNIKADKKLEIFPDFGHENLPTAADMTFQHFLQWG; encoded by the coding sequence ATGGCGATAGTTGATATGCCCCTTGATAAACTCCGGGACTACCGCGGAACAAACCCAAAACCAGATGACTTTGATGAATTCTGGAACGAGTCGGTTGCCCAGATTAGGACTATTGACCCCGCTTTTGAGCTGATAAGGGCTGATTTCCAGACGCCGGGCATAGAATGCTTCGACATGTTCTACTCCTCCGCCAAGGGTGCGAGAATCCACGCAAAACTATGTAAGCCGAAAAAAATATCCGGCAAATTACCCGCACTGCTCAAGTTCCACGGATACAGCGGCAGCGCAGGCGACTGGGCGGACCTGCTCGGATATGCCGGCTGCGGATTTATCATCGCGGCGATGGACTGCCGCGGACAGGGAGGCCTTTCCCAGGACGTTAACCCAGTAGATGGCTACACTTATGACGGGCATATTATACGCGGTCTGCAAAACTCGCCTGAAAACCTGCTCTTCAGGGATATATACCTTGACACGGCAATGCTGGCAAAGATTGTATTAGATATGCCCGAAACCGATTCTGAACGCCTTGGCGCTTTCGGCGGAAGCCAGGGCGGCGGTTTGACACTCGCCTGTGCAGCGCTTGAACCGAGGGTCAGCAGAATTGCCCCGATTTTCCCTTTCCTCTGCGACTATCAGAGAGTATGGAGCCTTGATCTGGAAACAAAGGCTTACGATGAGATAAAGCAGTATTTCAGGCGTTTCGACCCGCTGCACAAAAAAGAAACAGAAGTTTTCACAAAGCTCGGATATATAGATTGTTACCACCTTAGCGAGAAAATAAAAGCAAAAACTCTGATGTTTGTCGGCCTGCGTGACACTATCTGCCCGCCCTCAAGCATCTTTGCCGCTTATAACAATATAAAAGCCGACAAAAAACTGGAGATATTTCCAGACTTTGGTCATGAAAATCTGCCAACCGCGGCGGATATGACCTTCCAACACTTTTTACAATGGGGGTAA
- the metK gene encoding methionine adenosyltransferase: MAKKKSNIKKSPASAGLLFTSESVTQGHPDKVADQISDAVLDAMLEQDPESRVACETLVSTGLVIVAGEITTKAVVDIQDVARKTIKDIGYTRPELGFDYENCAVLTALNKQSPDIAMGVDQGRGLHKEQGAGDQGIMFGYACSETRSYMPLSIYLAHKITDQLTKLRKKNTLSWLRPDGKSQITIEKSLDGKSQRVHTVVVSTQHDPDVKRSELEKQIIEKVIKPCVPAKLIDNKTIYHINPTGKFVIGGPKGDCGVTGRKIIVDTYGGHGSHGGGAFSGKDPSKVDRSASYMARYIAKNIVAAKLADSCELQLSYAIGIAEPISVYVETNSTAKVSERDLEAAVRELFPLTPHEIIDYLKLKRPIYENTARGGHFGRNLADFTWEKTDMVDKLKKYFK, from the coding sequence ATGGCTAAGAAAAAATCAAATATAAAGAAATCTCCTGCTTCGGCAGGGCTGCTTTTCACAAGTGAATCAGTAACACAGGGACATCCCGACAAAGTCGCCGATCAGATATCGGACGCGGTTCTTGATGCTATGCTCGAACAGGACCCCGAAAGCAGAGTAGCATGTGAAACTCTCGTAAGTACAGGGCTTGTAATAGTAGCCGGCGAAATCACAACCAAAGCGGTAGTTGACATTCAGGACGTCGCCAGAAAAACAATCAAAGACATCGGATACACTCGGCCCGAGCTTGGGTTTGACTATGAAAACTGCGCAGTTCTAACCGCCCTTAACAAACAAAGCCCTGATATCGCCATGGGCGTTGACCAGGGCAGAGGCCTTCACAAGGAGCAGGGAGCAGGCGATCAGGGAATCATGTTCGGCTATGCGTGCAGCGAGACAAGATCATACATGCCGCTGAGTATATATCTGGCACATAAAATCACCGACCAGCTCACAAAACTGCGCAAGAAAAACACGCTTAGCTGGCTAAGGCCAGACGGCAAGTCACAGATAACTATCGAAAAGAGCCTCGACGGCAAATCACAGAGAGTGCACACTGTTGTCGTTTCCACCCAGCACGACCCCGACGTCAAACGAAGCGAGCTGGAAAAACAGATTATCGAAAAGGTCATAAAGCCCTGTGTACCGGCTAAACTCATAGACAATAAAACGATATACCATATAAACCCTACGGGTAAATTTGTTATCGGCGGTCCCAAAGGCGACTGCGGCGTTACCGGCAGGAAAATTATCGTTGACACATACGGCGGCCACGGCAGCCATGGCGGCGGCGCATTCAGCGGCAAAGACCCTTCCAAGGTTGACCGCTCGGCAAGCTATATGGCACGCTACATCGCCAAGAATATCGTAGCGGCAAAACTCGCTGACTCCTGCGAGCTGCAGCTCTCCTACGCAATCGGTATCGCCGAACCTATCTCCGTTTATGTTGAAACAAACTCAACGGCAAAAGTCTCAGAAAGAGATCTCGAGGCCGCTGTCAGAGAGTTATTCCCGCTCACGCCTCATGAAATCATTGATTATCTCAAATTGAAACGCCCGATATATGAAAATACCGCAAGAGGCGGACATTTCGGCAGAAACCTCGCTGATTTCACTTGGGAAAAAACAGATATGGTCGATAAACTTAAAAAATATTTTAAGTAA
- a CDS encoding DUF547 domain-containing protein, giving the protein MYKILSYNNLVVFTLIFAIAAATILYGGQDSGTDQAQGASSETAAEPDASEPTQTAQGDTGDTPPDPQEKSGQNPEDSEPSPEPEQQAEPEYIHVVFKDCDQFLSQHVTDDGLIDYANLRRKRSDLIHLMKDFGDVDIIEFAEWEQDDQVAFWINAHNISAIKLIIDNYPIEPSRFKLFFYPANSIMHISSPRTKKYFNIMGTEYTLDEMQEAIAVLTDNTKAFFGLCYASMSSPPIRKDAYIGSKLEKQLEAQLKAFIKSPEGVDVNYSERKIYLPPAFKMFKDYIMKSHSTDLRFRARDTETRAYLNLASEYVEPQDTILFTKVNFDIKFRKYNWLLNDTNQ; this is encoded by the coding sequence ATGTATAAAATTCTTAGTTACAACAACTTAGTCGTATTCACACTTATATTTGCCATCGCTGCCGCAACAATTCTTTACGGCGGCCAAGACAGCGGCACAGACCAGGCTCAAGGAGCTTCCTCGGAGACTGCCGCTGAACCTGACGCCTCTGAGCCGACCCAAACAGCTCAAGGCGACACCGGCGACACACCGCCTGACCCGCAGGAAAAATCCGGCCAGAACCCAGAAGACAGTGAACCATCGCCGGAGCCTGAGCAGCAGGCAGAACCAGAATACATTCACGTGGTATTCAAAGATTGCGACCAGTTTCTTTCCCAGCACGTAACAGATGATGGGCTTATTGATTACGCCAACCTTCGCCGCAAACGCTCCGACCTGATCCATTTGATGAAAGATTTCGGCGACGTGGATATCATAGAGTTTGCCGAATGGGAACAGGACGACCAGGTAGCCTTCTGGATAAATGCTCACAATATCTCCGCGATAAAACTGATTATCGACAATTACCCGATTGAGCCATCTCGTTTCAAGCTGTTTTTCTATCCTGCAAACAGCATAATGCACATAAGCAGCCCGAGAACAAAAAAATATTTTAACATCATGGGAACCGAGTACACTCTTGACGAGATGCAGGAGGCAATCGCCGTTTTGACTGACAACACAAAAGCATTTTTCGGGCTCTGCTACGCAAGTATGAGCTCGCCACCCATAAGAAAAGATGCCTACATCGGCAGTAAACTTGAAAAACAGCTTGAAGCACAGCTCAAAGCCTTCATAAAATCACCAGAGGGAGTAGATGTAAATTATTCAGAAAGAAAGATTTACCTGCCCCCGGCGTTTAAGATGTTTAAAGATTATATCATGAAAAGCCACAGCACGGATCTGCGTTTCAGGGCAAGAGATACAGAAACCCGAGCATACCTAAACCTGGCGAGTGAATATGTAGAACCACAGGATACAATCCTGTTTACAAAAGTTAATTTTGATATAAAATTCAGAAAATACAACTGGCTTTTAAACGATACCAACCAATGA
- the tkt gene encoding transketolase: MAGKTAIEEKCIQTIRFLSAEGVQAAKSGHPGMPMGMAAAAFEIWMNQMRHNPANPKWDNRDRFVLSAGHGSMLLYSMLHLTGYDLPLDELKNFRQLGSLTPGHPEYGHTPGVEVTTGPLGQGIANSVGMAIAQKYLAEYFNRDGFDIFDYKIYSICGDGCLQEGVSGEASSLAGHLGLGNIILLYDDNSITIDGETSLSFTEDVAKRYEAYNWHVQEIGGDGTDLDALAKAIDNAKAETSRPSIIKFRSHIGFGSPNFQDTHTAHGAPLGDDEIKLMKKNFGWDPEKSFEIADDVKELMGGCTAKGKELEGAWNEMLAKYADAYPELAKELNDAREGRLPINIDEHLPIFEAGSSVATRKASGETIGALMPKLPLVLGGSADLTPSNNTHFKGAVDFQKDTPEGRYIRFGVREHAMGAILNGINVSGLLRCYGGTFLVFSDYMRGALRVAALSGYPSIFVFTHDSIGVGEDGPTHQPVETVASLRAFPNMLVFRPADAVETTYAWKYALENKDAPVAMCLTRQNLPTLDQNKYNPAAEGVEKGAYALNKVDNPDVLLLATGSEVQLAVAAGEKLEADGIMARVVSMPSWELFEKQSREYKDSVLPPSVTARVGVEAGVDQGWYKYLGLEGKFIGMNSFGASAPQGECFKHFGITAEAVEKAARELVK; the protein is encoded by the coding sequence ATGGCAGGTAAAACCGCTATTGAGGAAAAATGTATTCAAACAATCCGCTTTTTGAGCGCAGAGGGCGTTCAGGCGGCAAAATCTGGTCACCCTGGTATGCCTATGGGTATGGCGGCGGCGGCTTTCGAGATATGGATGAACCAGATGCGTCACAATCCGGCCAACCCCAAATGGGACAACCGCGACAGGTTTGTTCTCTCTGCGGGCCACGGCTCGATGCTTCTTTATTCAATGCTGCATCTGACCGGATATGATCTGCCTCTTGATGAGCTGAAGAATTTCCGCCAGCTCGGCAGTCTTACTCCCGGCCACCCCGAATACGGCCACACACCCGGCGTTGAGGTTACGACCGGCCCGCTCGGGCAGGGAATCGCAAACTCCGTGGGTATGGCAATCGCTCAGAAATACCTTGCTGAATATTTCAACCGTGACGGTTTTGATATCTTCGACTACAAGATTTACTCTATCTGCGGCGACGGCTGTCTGCAGGAAGGTGTCTCGGGTGAGGCTTCTTCACTTGCCGGCCATCTGGGGCTTGGAAATATAATCCTGCTTTATGATGACAACAGCATAACTATCGACGGCGAGACAAGCCTCTCTTTCACCGAAGATGTCGCAAAGCGTTACGAGGCGTACAACTGGCACGTGCAGGAAATCGGCGGCGACGGTACCGACCTTGACGCACTTGCAAAAGCAATAGATAACGCCAAGGCGGAGACTTCGCGCCCGAGTATCATTAAGTTCCGCAGCCATATAGGTTTCGGCTCGCCTAACTTCCAGGATACGCACACTGCGCACGGCGCACCGCTGGGCGATGATGAAATCAAGCTGATGAAAAAGAATTTCGGCTGGGATCCTGAAAAGAGCTTTGAAATCGCCGATGATGTCAAAGAGCTGATGGGCGGCTGCACTGCCAAGGGCAAAGAGCTCGAGGGAGCGTGGAACGAAATGCTGGCTAAATACGCCGATGCCTATCCTGAGCTGGCTAAAGAGCTTAACGATGCCCGCGAAGGCCGGCTGCCGATTAACATTGATGAGCATCTGCCAATATTTGAGGCCGGCTCATCTGTTGCTACACGCAAGGCTTCCGGCGAGACAATCGGAGCGCTTATGCCAAAGCTGCCGCTGGTTCTTGGCGGCTCTGCAGACCTTACGCCTTCCAATAATACCCATTTCAAGGGTGCGGTTGACTTCCAGAAAGACACTCCCGAAGGCCGGTATATCCGGTTTGGCGTCCGTGAACACGCCATGGGAGCAATTTTGAACGGCATCAACGTCAGCGGGCTTCTTCGCTGCTACGGCGGTACGTTCCTGGTGTTCAGCGACTATATGCGAGGCGCTCTGAGGGTGGCGGCATTGAGCGGCTATCCGAGCATATTTGTCTTTACCCATGACAGCATTGGTGTCGGCGAAGACGGCCCGACACATCAGCCGGTAGAGACTGTTGCTTCTTTGAGGGCGTTTCCGAATATGCTTGTATTCCGTCCGGCGGATGCCGTTGAAACGACATACGCCTGGAAATATGCCCTTGAGAATAAAGATGCGCCTGTCGCTATGTGCCTGACGCGGCAGAATCTGCCGACACTTGACCAGAATAAATATAATCCCGCCGCAGAAGGTGTGGAAAAGGGCGCTTATGCCCTGAATAAGGTTGATAATCCCGATGTTCTGCTTCTGGCAACCGGATCAGAGGTTCAGCTGGCGGTTGCCGCGGGCGAGAAACTCGAGGCCGACGGGATAATGGCACGTGTTGTCAGTATGCCCTCGTGGGAGCTTTTCGAAAAGCAGAGCCGCGAATATAAGGATTCTGTGCTGCCGCCAAGCGTAACCGCAAGGGTAGGCGTAGAGGCCGGAGTTGACCAGGGATGGTATAAGTATCTTGGCCTTGAAGGTAAATTCATAGGAATGAATAGTTTTGGAGCATCAGCGCCGCAGGGTGAATGTTTCAAGCACTTCGGCATTACAGCAGAAGCGGTTGAAAAAGCCGCCAGAGAGCTGGTAAAATAA